The Camelina sativa cultivar DH55 chromosome 18, Cs, whole genome shotgun sequence DNA window GGAAGACGCAGAAAATTCATTCATTGATCTGTTCTTTATTTATCACATTCAATCTAAAAACCACAGCCAGTGTGAAAATTGTGGCTGTTCCACTCACAGGTTGTTGCTTGCTGCAATCGATATTTCATGTTTTGCTGACGCCTCTACAACTTTATCACACACCACCATCTTCATTTGTTCCCTTAAACCATTGGAGCTATGCACCGTTCAGAAAAACTAGTCCTTTGATCTCATCTCCAGTTTGCTTTTTATTGGCACAAACACatctaacaaaacaaacactctGTGGTATCCTAAAATCAACTAGTCCCATTGCTTGCTCTAGACCTGAAACACTAAAGCTACGGTTTTGTCTGTTTCTTTACAAGCTGCTTCAATGTGTTGATGATGTGTTGTTATCGATTCCAGGAACTTTTGATTTCCATCTATCCCTGCTCAACCATGGATTGAGTCAAAAcgttattaaaaaaacaaaaaagattttctGATAATCAATTTGGGAAAGTTTTATACTTACTTGGGTTTATGATGTTATGGAGTTTGGCTTAAATGTGATTCCCATAACCATTGAATTGACCTCAGCTTTGGGGAGAATGTATACTGCGTATAGTAGTGTGGTTTCAATCTGTGTTTAATAGGAAAATCTCGGCTAAGTTGATTCAGATGCTGTAGCCTATTGAATTTAGCCATTGAAGCTGGGTTTTGAGTTCTTCACTCACTCAGGCTCAGCCATGGCCTTTCTTGTGGATTTTTAGGGATTTCGAAAAACTCCTGATTCCTGAAATTGGGAATTTCGTGGCTCAAATCATTGGTTTATGTCTTGTTTCTggtttaataatataattgctGGTTCATTTAAAATAAACCATGAGTTAAACCGGTTTGGTGAAGAATGGGGTTCCATTATGAAACTCTGAAAAATttacaagagaaagaagaaaaaagctacTATAGGGATGCTCTCATATCATCTCATATGAGCTTACATTATTGATTGAGATTATGATAATCAATAAGTCTAAgcaccaaaaaaacatatataaaaatagagaggaaaataaagaattcaaggggacaaaaaaaaaaaaagaatcacagAGATGAGTTACACATTGGccaaaaaccataaataaaaagagagtaagATTGCGGCAGCCAGCAGCAGTGGGAAGAAGAACCTGTATCTCCGGGCAGCCTTACCGTAGTAGTAGGGCTCTGTCTTAATCTGAATTATGCAGCTTCCGGTAGACGGATCCGTCTTGTTCACTTTTGGTAATGTTTGGAAACTCCTTTATGCCTTTATAATCTGCCATGTATGGAGAGACATTGATCATAGGAAACAAGAGGGGATTTAGTGGAGATGAACTTGGTTGATACTGATTCACGTTTTGGACACTTGGTGACTGAGTACTGTGATATGCTCCAGATGGATTTGCTGAGTTGCTTGAGTTCTGGTGATGGCCCTGTTGGATGAAGCTGGAGACGTTCATCTTTTCAAGATTTATCGATGGAGTTTTAGGTAGATGGGAACCGGATAATAGTGCAGAGCTTGTGGCATTGATATTTATAAGTCCATCAAGTTGACCCATGTTGAGCTTATTGGTTTTCCTTTTCAAGTCGTGTAGTCTGTAGTTCTGCAAGGAGAACAAGAGAGAATATAAAGTCGAACCATCTCGGCATCAAGTTGAAACACTTCCAAATGCAAGAGAGAATGGGAAATAATGAGTACGTGCAAATGGTTGGCTACGTTCTCCCTAGTGAGACCTTCTACATTCATGAGAGCAAGTATTTGCTTGGGAATAGCCTCTGTAATGGAGACCCAGAGAAATAAAACATTAGGAGAAATGAAAAGACGATTAATTCCACACACATGATGAAAGCATCAATAGAAATCGTAAGCAGAAACAAGAGTGGACCTCACAATTCACACATAAGGACAGCTGAAAAGATGTTTATGGTGAAACTCACTGTGGTCGCCCAATTGCTCAATGGCATTGAGAAACTTCTGGTGGAGCTCTGGTGACCAAGCGACACGGACACGATGCTTCTTCTTCCGGGTACTTGACTCTTCGCTAACTGCTGGATCTTTTATGCTTTTAAAATCTCCCATGTATGCAGAGCAACTGCTTCTAATTAAATAAACTGGAGGGGGATCTGGTCGGGACCAATTGATGGAGTTCAAGGTCAGGAGAGTTGAGaatagaagaaagagatgaatatataagatatataattattattattattgatagaATATAGGAATATTCTTGTTACAACTACTTAGATAACCTCGTACATATTGTTTCTAGTATCCCAGATTATGTGGAACTACTATGTAAATCTTGTGGCTATATAAAGCCTGATTAAATGAATGAATACATCACAGGATTATGATCATCTTTCAATTATGAGAATAAGAAAACTGAAAGATAAAATAGAGGAAGAGCTCTCCCAGAGAAGTAGTTCTCCAACAAGATAAAAATTGTACTATGGCTAAGCCGTCCTATAGATTCTAAAACCTAATTCTTTGATAATAAAGTCTTTGCCATAGACATCtcctaaaaacaataaattaaaggaAGTATTGGATATGGGCTgtgcccaatatgccactcggcccaataAAACAAGTTAATTCTAATTTCAGCCCAACAAGATTGTGAGAAAGTCATTCACTTTCCGCAGAGGGCAATCTCGACAATTCGCATTGGAAACCCTAGGGAACTCAAGGTCAACAGTCTCCTATAAAGGGAGAaagcatttattgggatcaGGATCGGGACCCGCGGACAATACCTAAAGAGcgatactttgcatcgaaaactatTATTGTCTTTCGTATATTTCATTCCTATTTTCAGTTCGTCACTTTTAGCTTGCTAGTTCGCTTGTGAACTAACGAGCTCTATCCCAACTtgttttaagtgacgatctcacgttttccccgattaataaaagaatttgcttgctctttcccacaaaatctttatttgtttaagttgtgcaatccccggtacaaacaattggcgcccaccaTGGGGCAAGAGTAAAGCGCTTCTTTTGACGAATCAAGACCGACGATCCTCACTTCCTCGAAGTTTCAAGACTCATGACAAACCCCAGCGAAAACCTCAACGAAGTAACGGAGCAGCCAACGGAACAACGATGGGGGCGAACGAGAACACGAACAGTTCCCCCGCTGAGGTCCCTACCGAACTCCTTGCCGAGCCCAACCGAAGGCTCACTGCCGAGCACAATCTCTCCACCAGCGCCCGACGCGCCCTCTGAGCCTCTTGTAGCTGCACACGCCAAAGCTGGACCTGCCGCAGACCAGCTGGTCACCAGCGCTGCCGCTCTCCTCACTGCCGCTCTCACCAATGCTACCACTCTCCCCAATGCCACCCTCCCCTTACCTATGCAGAGAAACAGACTCGAAGTATGATGCAGGTCATTCTCGATCGTCTTGATGGCCAAGAAATACGAACAAACGAACGGCTCGAGGCGATTGCAGCCGCACAAGAGGCCTCGTAGAACCAAATCAGCAAGCTCCAGCGAAGGAGGGGCGAGCGCCGAAACGACAGCAGCCCCGCCGGCGAGAACGAGAATCCTCCCCCACCACAGCCATCGGTGGAGGACCGATACGACAACCAGAGACGCCGCCCGACGTCTATTATCGTAGGATCCGTTGATCAACGCAGTAGAGAGGACCCAAATGACGAGCAGCAAGACGACTAAGGTCAGAGGAGCAGAAGCCTGCCGACTCCAACACTGCCGATCCGACAGTCTGAGGGCGATCTCAAAGATGAAGCCATACGACGCCTAGAGGAAATGGTCCATGAACTATCTTCAAGAGTCTACCAAGCCACGAGCTCCACCTCCAACCTTGATCGAGTGCTCGAAGAAGTCCAGCGCTCACCGTTTACATCACGGATCTCCCACGTTCAAGTTCGTTACGTAAACAAGTTCAAGTTCACCCCATACAACGGATTAGATGATCCGAAACCGTTTTTAACTTCAATGAGCTTTGCGATCAGCCGAGCTCATTTCAGCGACGAAGAGTACGAAGCTAGCTGTTGCCAGCTATTCGTCGAGAATCTAGCCCACAAAGCTCTGGGGTGGTTCTCCCGGCTCCCGCCGAACTCGATAGGGAGCTATCACGAGCTGACCACCGCCTTTCTCCAACATCACTCTACGTTTATGATTCAAGGTGCCTCAAACGCCGATCTCTGGAACATTTTCCAGCGGAACGACGAATCTCTCCGAGACTTcatggagaggtttaaaagaatcgTCTCGAAGCTCTCGATAGCTTACGACACAACAATATCAGCTCTCCGAAATGCTCTCGCTCAAAGCTCCTGGTTCAGGGAGGACATCATAATACATGGGCCTTTGACTCTGGATGAAGCACTACACCGTGTTAACAGATACATAGAGTTAAACAAAGAAAGGGCATCGAGGACGAACCGTCCAGAACCGCCGACCCCAAAATCGgccaaaggaaaagagaagacaCAAGACGAGCATCGCGAGCCTCGTCAACACCTTGACAAGGAATACGCTGATAGGTTGGACAAGGGAAAGAAAGTTCAAACGTTTGCAGTTAGTAATCAAGATCCCAAGGCATCTTCATCAAAATCCTGGAATAACAAGTGGGTCCGAGACCCATCGGGAAAAGGTGGCAACAAATATTGTGAATACCACAAACGAGCAAGGNCAAAGGCTAGAGGAGCGGAAGCCCGCCGACTCCAACACTGCCGATCCGACTGTCTGAGCGCAATCTCAAAGATGAAACCATACAATGCCTAGAGGAAATGGTCCATGAACTATCTTCAAGAGTCCACCGAGCCACGAGCTCCTCCCCCAACCTTGATCGAGTGCTCGAAGAATTCCAGCGCTTACCGTTTATATCACGGATCTCTCGCGTTCAAGTTCGTTACGTAAACAACTTCAAGTTCACCCCGTACAACGGATTAGATGATCCGAAACCGTTTTTAACTTCAAAGAGTTTTGCAATCAGCCGAGCTCATTTCAGCGATGAAGAGTACGAAGCTGGCTGCTGCCAGCTATTCGTCGAGAATCTAGTCCAGGAAGCTCTGGGGTGGTTCTCCCGGCTCCCGCCGAACTCGATAGGGAGCTATCACGAGCTGACCACCGCCTTTCTCCAACATCACTCTACGTTTATGATTCAAGGTGCCTCAAACGCCGATCTCTGGAACATTTTCCAGCGGAACGACGAATCTCTCCGAGACTTcatggagaggtttaaaagaatcgTCTCGAAGCTCTCGATAGCTTACGACACAACAATATCAGCTCTCCGAAATGCTCTCGCTCAAAGCTCCTGGTTCAGGGAGGACATCATAATACATGGGCCTTTGACTCTGGATGAAGCACTACACCGTGTTAACAGATACATAGAGTTAAACAAAGAAAGGGCATCGAGGACGAACCGTCCAGAACCGCCGACCCCAAAATCGgccaaaggaaaagagaagacaCAAGACGAGCATCGCGAGCCTCGTCAACACCTTGACAAGGAATACGCTGATAGGTTGGACAAGGGAAAGAAAGTTCAAACGTTTGCAGTTAGTAATCAAGATCCCAAGGCATCTTCATCAAAATCCTGGAATAACAAGTGGGTCCGAGACCCATCGGGAAAAGGTGGCAACAAATATTGTGAATACCACAAACGAGCAAGGCACTCAACAGAAGAGTGCCGCACCCTCCAACAAATATTGCTCGACAAATTTAAAGAGGGCCAAATTGACGTTGATCTCGAGCGACGACAAATAGCTGTTCACAAGGATAACCATTTCTTCAATCCTGAGAACGAAAATACAAGCAAGCAATATAACACCGCCCCCGCGCCACAACCGGGACCCGAAACCCTGCCCTGCCCCCACCATTAACCCATAAAAGGAATCCCGAGCGAGCTGAAGATGCGAACGGTCCAGCTCCGCGCCGAagaataaacatgatcatgggtGGTCTGGCAACTTGCCGAGACTTGGTCCGTTCTATCAAAGCTTATCGGCGGGGACTAGAGGTCAAGCAGGGATGGTTAGCTCAAAGCACGCCACCTACTACGAACTCCGATCCAATCGTGTTCACAGAGGCCGACGCATCGGGTCTAGCTGGGCCTCACAATGACCCATTGGTGGTCGAGATGGAGATCGGCGAAAGCATGGTCACCAAAATCTTGATCGATACAGGTAGTTCGGTAAACATCATTTTCAAAGACGTGCTCATTCAAATGGAGATCGACCTACGGACCACCGAGCATGATGTTCAACCTCTCACCAGATTCGACGGTGACACGGTGATGACGGACGGCACGATCATACTACCAGTTTATGTGGGTGGGACGATGCATTGCGTCAACTTTGCTATCTTCGACAAGCCGATCGTATACAACGTTATCCTTGGCTGCATAAGATGAAGGCCGTGGCGTCAACTTACCACCAGTGTGTAAAGTTCCCAACTTCTAGAGGAATATTTATACTACGAGGGGACCCACTGGTAGCAAGAGCCTGCTTCATTATTGAACGACAACAACGCCACGCCCGGATAGTCGTGTTTGCCCTAACTCTGAATCAATCATCCAAGTAAATATCGACTCTTTCGACGCAACTCGTTGCGTGGGAATCGGGGCCGACCTGCCACAACCCATCAAGGACGAGCTCGTGAAGTTTCTATGCCAGAACGCAACAACCTTCGCATAGAACATGAGCAGTATGACCGGCAACGACCCCAACATAACCTGCCACGAGCTCAATGTGGACTTGACATTCAAGCCGATCAAACAAACACGACGAAAACTCAGTCTAGAGCGTACCACCGCCGTTAACGAGGAAGTCAAAAATTGCTCGAGGCTGGGTCCATCCGAGAGGTTAAGTATCCCGACTGGCTGAGCAATCCAGTcgtggtaaagaaaaagaaCGACAAGTGGCGGGTGTGCGTCGATTTTACCGATCTCAACAAGGCGTGCCCAAAGGATAGCTTCCCTCTACCGCGAATCGACCAACTGGTCGAGGCAACCGCGGGGAACGAACTTTTGTCGTTCATGGATGCATACACAGGGTATAACCAGATTATGATGCACAAGGACGATCAGGAGAAAACAACCTTCATCACCGATCAGGGAACTTATTGTTACAAGGTTATGCCATTTGGCCTAAAAAACGCTGGTGCAACCTATCACCGCCTTGTTAACCGCATGTTTCCTGAGCAGCTTGGACGAACCATGAAAGTTTACATCGATGATATGCTGGTCAAGTCAACCCGTGCCGCTGATCACGTCTTGCATCTCGCTCAGTGTTTTGAAGTGCTAAACCGATACAATATGAAGCTGAACCCAGCCAAGTGCTCTTTCGGCGTGACTTCTGTAGAATTCTTAGGATACCTCGTCACCAAAAGAGGTATCGAAGCTAACCCGAAACAAATTTTGGCGCTTACCAACCTCCCATCTCCACGCAACACCCGAGAAGTTCAACGCCTCACCGGGCGGATCGCTGCTCTGAACAGATTTATTTCATGATCTACCGATAAGTGTCTACCGTTCTACCAGTTGCTTCGTAGCAACAAGAAGTTCGAATGGGATGATAAGTGCGAGTCCGCTTTCCAGGAACTCAAGCATTATCTAGCTACTCCCCCTGTCCTAGCAAAGCCCGATCAGGGCGAAACTCTATATCTGTACATCGCTGTCTCCGGCTCGGCGGTCAGTGGCGTACTAATCAAGGAGGACAGAGGAGAACAACACCCAATCTTCTATGTGAGTAAAAGCTTAGACGAAG harbors:
- the LOC104763555 gene encoding uncharacterized protein LOC104763555; the protein is MGGLATCRDLVRSIKAYRRGLEVKQGWLAQSTPPTTNSDPIVFTEADASGLAGPHNDPLVVEMEIGESMVTKILIDTGSSVNIIFKDVLIQMEIDLRTTEHDVQPLTRFDGDTVMTDGTIILPVYVGGTMHCVNFAIFDKPIVYNVILGCIR
- the LOC104763554 gene encoding uncharacterized protein LOC104763554, whose protein sequence is MVHELSSRVHRATSSSPNLDRVLEEFQRLPFISRISRVQVRYVNNFKFTPYNGLDDPKPFLTSKSFAISRAHFSDEEYEAGCCQLFVENLVQEALGWFSRLPPNSIGSYHELTTAFLQHHSTFMIQGASNADLWNIFQRNDESLRDFMERFKRIVSKLSIAYDTTISALRNALAQSSWFREDIIIHGPLTLDEALHRVNRYIELNKERASRTNRPEPPTPKSAKGKEKTQDEHREPRQHLDKEYADRLDKGKKVQTFAVSNQDPKASSSKSWNNKWVRDPSGKGGNKYCEYHKRARHSTEECRTLQQILLDKFKEGQIDVDLERRQIAVHKDNHFFNPENENTSKQYNTAPAPQPGPETLPCPHH
- the LOC104763553 gene encoding uncharacterized protein LOC104763553; the encoded protein is MVHELSSRVYQATSSTSNLDRVLEEVQRSPFTSRISHVQVRYVNKFKFTPYNGLDDPKPFLTSMSFAISRAHFSDEEYEASCCQLFVENLAHKALGWFSRLPPNSIGSYHELTTAFLQHHSTFMIQGASNADLWNIFQRNDESLRDFMERFKRIVSKLSIAYDTTISALRNALAQSSWFREDIIIHGPLTLDEALHRVNRYIELNKERASRTNRPEPPTPKSAKGKEKTQDEHREPRQHLDKEYADRLDKGKKVQTFAVSNQDPKASSSKSWNNKWVRDPSGKGGNKYCEYHKRARXKARGAEARRLQHCRSDCLSAISKMKPYNA